In the Methylophilus sp. 5 genome, one interval contains:
- a CDS encoding YidH family protein — MSYLDDPRVYFAAERTLLAWQRSAIALMGLGFVIERFGLFMQLVAHDHPLPHAQSALSLYIGVGFILIGACTALLSAVQFLVFCQSLNPQEKPRGHVAWLPPAVNLFLAATAIALSGWLVLTR; from the coding sequence ATGTCTTACCTGGATGATCCACGCGTTTATTTTGCGGCCGAACGCACTCTGCTGGCCTGGCAACGCTCAGCGATTGCGCTGATGGGGCTGGGATTTGTGATTGAGCGCTTTGGCCTGTTTATGCAACTCGTTGCACACGATCACCCATTACCACATGCGCAAAGTGCGTTGTCGTTGTATATCGGGGTCGGTTTTATTCTCATCGGCGCCTGTACGGCCTTGTTGTCTGCGGTGCAGTTTCTGGTATTTTGCCAATCGCTGAACCCACAGGAAAAACCGCGCGGTCATGTGGCCTGGTTACCGCCAGCAGTGAACCTGTTTTTGGCAGCAACGGCGATTGCCTTAAGTGGTTGGCTGGTGCTGACGCGCTAA